In the genome of Candidatus Eremiobacterota bacterium, the window GGGAGTCTTTGAATTCGATGCCCCCACTTTCACTTTCAGGGAGCGGGGTGCCATAAGCGCCCTGGAGCTTCCCTGATCAGGCCTCCCGCACCGATTCGCCATCCAGATCGGCATAAAGCTTCTCAATACAGGAAGGGCAGAGGCTGTGGCTGAAATCAGCCTCGGAATGCTGCTGGAGGTAGAGCTCTATCTGCTGCCAGTATCCCTTGTCATCCCTTATTTTCTTGCATGACGAGCATATGGGGAGAAGACCGCTCAGAGTTTTCACGTTGACAAGAGCGTTTTGAAGCCTCAAGATGAGGCTCTCTCTCTCTTCATCATCCTTTTTCCTCTGGACCGCAAGCGCATAGAGCATGGAGAGCTTCTCCATCACCTCGAGATCCCATTGACTATAGTCTCTCTTTGAGTGAGCCACCACAAGCTGCCCTACAAGCTCTTCGCCAACCACTGCAGGCATGGAGAGGACATTCCTTATCTCCTCCCTGCAGGGATCAAGCACGAGGGCGCCGCGCGGATCGGCTTTCGGCTCATTGGAGAGAAAGGGGGTTCCGTGGCCAATGACCCATTTCTGAAGCATTGCGGCCTCCTCGAAGACAGGGCCCGACATACCCTCTTCCCGGGAACCGTCTTCAATTGCGGGAATCCTTAACTGCGCATCACGGGAGGCCAGGTATCCGACAAAGCCATAGGTGCTCTCAGTGAGATGCCGTGCATAGGACAGCACCAAGAGCGATATCTCCTCCAGAGAGGCGAGTGAGAGAAGGGCTTTCGAGAGCTCTGCAAGGGCGGCGTTGATGGTGCCGGTCCTCTTGAGCTCATGTTCGAGGCTGTGCTTGTGAAGGGCCATCTCTATGGTGCTGTGGAGGAGGCGCTCTTCGAAGGGCTTGAGGATATAGCCGAAAGGCTCAGTGCACTTTGCCCGGGAGAGAGTGGCATTGTCTGAGAAAGCGGTGAGAAACACCACGGGCACATTGAAGCTGCTCTTGATCTGCTCTGAGGTCTCGATACCGTCGATGCCGTTCTTGAGCTGGATATCCATGAGGATCAGATCGGGCTTCAAGGCCTCGACCTTCTCGAGGGCCTTCTCACCTGATGTGGCTACGGCGCAGATTCGGTAGCCGAGCTTCTTGAGGGAGTCCTCTATATCCCGGGCCGTTATCACGTCATCTTCAACTATCAATATCCTGGCATCCTCCAAGTCCTTCACCCCTTTTTAAGAAGAGTAACTTCATTATATAGGCAAGAGGGGTGCCCCATCAAGGGTCTCTTCACAAGGCCATAAAATAAAATCGGGGCGAGAGGATTTGAACCTCCGACCCCAGCGTCCCGAACGCTGTGCGCTACCAGGCTGCGCTACGCCCCGTTTTAGCTCCCTTCAGGAGCCCCATTGATTTTCTCCATTGTAGTATATTCTCTCCCAAATGTCAAATCTCTCTCTCACTCGTAGAGAGGGGTCCCCTCGCTCGCGGTGAGGGCACGGTAATCCTCCAGGAGCGCCATGGTGACCTTCCCCGGGACGCCGTCACCGATTGTCCTCCCATCAAGAAGCACGACAGGAATAACCTCGGCTCCCGTGCCCGTGACAAAGCACTCATCGGCCACATAGATATCGTGGGGAGTGAAGGGCTCCTCCCTGACGGCGATGCCCCTCCTCTGCGCACGCTCAATAATGGTATTCCTGGTGATCCCCTCGAGGATTCCCACATAGACGGGAGGGGTGATAAGGGTGCCGCGGGTGAAGATGAAAATATTCTCCGTCGTGCACTCTGTCACGAAGCCTTCCCTGTTCACCATGAGGGCCTCGGCGGCACCTGCCTCGATGGCCTCTATCTTGGCCAGGATATTGTTAAGATAGTTGAGGGATTTAATCTGGGCGTTGAAGGCGGCGCTGATGTTCTTTCGCGTCGAGGCGGTGACGACCTTGAGGCCCACCTCGTACGTCTCCCTGGGATAAAGGGCTATCTTGTCAGCAATGATCACCACCGTGGGTCCTGCCGCTTTGCATTTGCGGGGATCGATGCCAAGGTCACCTACGCCGCGGGACACCACGAGCCGCACATAGGCATCGCGGAGATCGTTTTTCCTGCACGTCTCGACGACGGCTTTCTCCATCTCCTCCAGGGTGACGGGGATGGTGATCTTCAGCGATTTCGCCGATTTGTAGAGGCGCACAAGGTGGTCCCTGAGCTTGAATAGCTTCCCCCCGTAAGCCCTGATTCCCTCAAAGACTCCGTCTCCATAGAGAAACCCGTGATCCCATACGGAGATTTTTGCCTCCTCGCTTTTCACATACTGGCCGTTCATATAGACTACCATGATGCAACCCCCTCCTCATATATATGGCGTATAACTTCTTTTTCTTTCCCAAGGTTCCTGCCTTGCGGGTTTCTATGAGGCCCGCGAGAAGGAACTTTCAGGAACCCAAAGAATTGTATCTCAAAAGAGTTCCCCTCAGGAAAGAGCACTTCCCATGAAAAAAATAGCCGAGCAGAAAGTCCGCGAGGCACTCGCAAGCGAATGCCTCGATCATATGCGCTATCTCATCTTTGCCGAAAAGGCAAAAGAGGAGGGCTACCACAACATTGCCCGTCTCTTCCAGACTATTGCCTATGCGGAGCGCATCCATGCGAGGAAATACCTTCTCACCCTCCAGGATGTGGGCACCACGAAGGAGAACCTGCTTTCATCGCTCGCCGAGGAAAAATTTCAGTCCGAAGAGCTTTACCCCGCCCTTTTTGAAATCGCAGGGTTTTTCAAGGAAGTGGAGGCCCAGATAGGATTCCACGGGGCGCAGCAGTCCGAGCAGGTGCACACCGCCCTCTTTCAGAAAGCCCTCGAGACCATAGAAGCGCAGAAAGACATCATTCTCGGGGAGATCCACATCTGCAGGAACTGCGGTTTCTCCCTCGAGGGCTCGCCCCCCCCTACATGCCCCGTATGCGGCATGGCAAAGGAAAAGTTCAAGCAGTTCTAAGGATCTCCCCTGGCGCGGCGCAGAGCCTCCCTGGCCTTCTCCACCTGCCCCTGCCTCGCATAGAGTACCGCAAGGTTCATGAAGACCTCCCTGGAGCTTCCCCCTGAGGCAAGGCATTCGCCAAGAGTTTTTTCCGCCTCGCCGTACAGGGCAAGCTCAATCTCGGCCTGCCCTTTCTTCAGCAGCACGGCGGCGTTCCGGCCCTCGAACCTGCAGGCCTCGGAAAAGCACCGGTAGGCCCTCCTTACCTGATCAAGCTGCGCCCATTCCAGGCCGAGGGAGTACCACGCAAGGCCATAGAGCCTGAGAAGCTCCCTGGAAAAGTAGTCGTGAAACTTCTTTTCATCATAGCAGCCGCGGTATTGATACTCATGGCCAAGGAGCCGCTCCGCGGCTTCGCACTGCTCCCTTGAAGGCCCTTCTCCGGGTTTCAGCACAAGGGAGACAAGGCCCTGCGAAACCACTGGAAAGGCACTGTCAGAGACGGGATGGTTGAAATAGACAGGCCCTTTTCCCTGCCGGCCTTCTATTACCTTCAGAATGAAGGCTCTCCCCCTGGTATCCGCCGGGATTCCTTCGGGAAGAATGCCCTTGTGCCTCCTCGCAAGCTGCCTCCTGTACCATGGCGAATCAAGAAGGCCCTCCACCAGGACGGTAACGTCGCCTCTCAGGCCTTCCACAGACTGACAGTAAAGGAGAGCTGAAGAGGGAACATCGCCTGAGACGAAGAGAATCCCGCCGTTCCCGACGCTTCTGAGGACATTCCTCCCGTAATCAATGGCCAGGTAATCGCTGCGCCTCGTCACCATGCCGAAATTCATCAGCAGGGCAGCGCAGGGCAGCACAAGGGCAGCACCCAGAGCAACGGTGCGGCAGTTCCGCAAGGCCGAGATCGCCATGAGGCCTTCCCCTGCCGCCAAAGCCGCCACAAGGTAAGAGGGGAGAAAAAACCTCTCGAGCACCGCCAGGTATCCCTCTTCTGCGGGAAGGCGGGCCCAGACGATAAAGGCCAGGCTGAAGACCAGAAAGAGAAAGAGTCCTCCCCAGAACAGTGTTCTCTCCCTCTTCCAGCACGACACGGCGCCAAGCGCCATGAAGGGGAGCGCCATGGGGGTGCACTGCACCGCAAGAAGTGAGAGATAATGCCCTGCCTCCTTGAGAAAGATCCCGAAGGACCACGATGAGCCTGACACCGTGGCAAGAGACAGGGAGCCGTACCCGGCCCGGGTCACTACTCGGACAAAGGCTTCCCAGTCGCGAGGGTTCCCCCAGTTCACCGGGGGATCGGACGCCGCGCGGAGCGGAAGGTACAGATAGGGAAGGAGGCCTGCTGCAAAAAGGACCAGGGCGGCGGCAATGTTCCGGGGAGCCATGAGCCAGGTGAAGAGCCTCCCGCTGATGATGAAGTACAGCAGCAGAGGCGCAAGGAGAAGCACCGTGTGGTGATGGGAGAGGGAAAGGCCTGCAGTGAAAAAGAAAAGATAGGGCTCCCAGGTGACGGCATGCCTCCCTGAAGCATCCTTCCAGCAGAGCATGAGATAAAGCAGAAGAACCACGAAAAGAAGGTGAAGGGAAAAGACCTCCGCCGATAATGAGATCCTGAAGAAGGCCCTTGAGAAGGCGAAAAGAAGGGCTGTAGAAGCGCTCACCAGGGGATTTGCGAAGAGCCTCAGGCAGAGAAAGAAGAGCACGAGGACCGCCATGGACGAAAAAAAGGCCGACATGAGATTTACCCTGAAGGCGCCGTCAAGGAAGGGAAGCTTTGAGAAAAGATGGCCTGTCATCGTGTAGAGGGGGTAGCCGGGAGGATGGGCTATTCCTGCCGTGACGGCTGCCGTCACAAGCTCTCCGCTGTCGCTCTGAGAGGAAAGCGACGGCGAGAGCGCCATACCGTACACCACAAGGGAAAAAGCCCACAAAAGTCCTCCGTAGAGCCAGTTGATCCCCCTGGGTAAGCGGTGGCCTTCCTTCATGCTCATTTGTTCGCTCCCCCGGGTCCCGCCTCCTCTCTTCTTCTTTTCCTCCTCCCTCCCGCATTCTTCTTCCACCCCCTCCTGTTCCACCCCCACAGAGGATTCGCCCCGGGCCATGGAGAATGACTCCGCAGGGGACGCGCCACAAAATGAAACCTGTTCCGGAAAACCAGAGACTTCTCTCCCGTGAGCACCTGGAGCTTGTTCTGCTCAAGGCCCTTATCTGGAAGGATCCTCTCTATCCCGAGATCATTGCCGCGCTCTCGGCACAGGACTTCTCTGCCGATCACCGCCGCATTTACACTGCCCTGGTGAACATGGTGGACATCGGTATCGAGATCAAAAAGGATACCCTTGAAAACGCCATTGAAGTCCCCCTCACGACACCCCTTTTTGATGTGCCTCCCAGGGAAAAAGAGGTGGCTTCTGCCTTTGAGCTCTTCAGGCAGAAGCTCCACCACAGGAAAAAGGCCCTGGAAAAAATATCCACATGGAAGAAGACCATCGACAGCCTCACCGAGCTTGTCGAGGAGGGCAAGCTTGACCCCCGGATATGGGTCGAGCGCATGCAGAACCTGATTCCCTCCCCTAAGATAGACGAGAAAAAGAAGGCCGAGCCTCCCCGAGAGACTGCAGAGGAGAAGACGCCGAGGGAAATGCCCGGGGCTCTCGAGCCCGACTGGAGCAACCTCATCAGCCTCTTTGAAAAGGGAGAGCCCCGGGAGCTCTCGGGCCTGAAGACCGGCATTCAGGAGCTTGACAGGAAAAGCCTGGGGCTCAAGGGCCTCAATGTCCTCTCGGGCAGCCCCAAGATGGGAAAGACCACCCTGGCGCTTCAGCTCGCCACGGAGATCGCCCGCCACAACGACTGCCTCTCGGTGTTCTACTCCATGGAGATGGACCGCAAATCGCTGATGCTGCGCATCCTTTCCAGGATATCCCATATCCCCTACGAGCACTTTGTTCTCTGCAAAGGCAAAAACCTCGCCGATAAAGAGCGCGCCCGCTTCACCAAGAGCCGCGAGGTCTTCGATACCTTTCGGCAGAAGATGGTCATCCTTGACAGAACCTCTACAGAGCTTGACTCGGAGCAGATATTCTACCAGATAGACGCCCTGCTGAAAAGGGCGCAGAACGAGAAGGTCTTCATCGTCATTGACTCCCTGCCCAGCTTCTCCCTCACAGGAAAAGACATGGCAAAGCCCTCCTCCTTCGGCCCTGTCTTTCACCATATCCTGGGCAAATTCAGGCTCATCCAGCAGTACTTCGGTGCCATCATACTGCTTGTCTATCCCAAGCATTACGGAACCCACCAGGATCAGGAGGCCGACGACGGAGTCTACGATCTGGTCCACGTGGTGGACACCTTTTTTGAGCTCCTCAACAAGTCAAAGACCTCCACCGCCAGTGACTACTATAATGAATACACGACGGAGGCGGAGGAGATCGACCTCTGCGCCTCGAGCAGGGAAACGGGGCAGTGGTACATCCCCCTCACCTTCATGAAGAGCTTTTTTGACTTCACCCACAGGAAAAAGGGGTTCAAGGCCACAAAAATCACCTGGGGAGAGCAGGAGGAGCCAAAAGAGCCGGCTTCGCCCAAGGAGAAACCTCGAAAAGACGCAGCTTCAGAGCCAGAGGCGTCATCACAGTGACGGGGGTGCACCTCCGAGAGCGGCGCTGCCGGTAGCCCGGTAAAGCTGTATCTTGCACACTTCCCCGCCCCTGATATAAAAAGTGATTCCCTTCTCCACGTAATCAAGGGTATAGACATGTTTGGAGAACAGTGCCCTCCGGCAGGGGCCGTAAGCGCGCTCCACCTCGCAGGCAAAGCTTCCCACCGAGACACCGCAGGGAGTGACATAAGAGATATCGCCGAAAGAAGACTTCACGATAATAATCCGCTCTATGAGGTTCTCGGGGGCATAGAACTCAAGCCCCTTGTCTTTGTACCAGTAGAGAGAGCCCATGGTGTCCTTTGCCACGCCGAAGCGGGACACCACCTTTTCCATGGGTTCTCCTATGGCGATGGAGCCGAGCCCCCTGCCCGAAGTGATGAACCACTCCTCTGCCCTGAGGGGATTTCCTGAAAAGAGCGTCATGAAAAAAAGAAACCATCCTATGACCTGGTATCTCATACGATTTCTCCTTGCTGCAATGCCCCCGGGGGGCCTTTATCTGTCGGCAGGCACCTCTGTGCTGGCGATCCTTCCCGGCACCACCGTCAAGGGCACCTCGAAACGCTCTTTTGGCGTGCCCTCAGCCGTCACTTCCACTATGGCGCAGTGCTCGATGGAAAAGGCATCATTTTTAAAAGACAGAGGCCCTTTCCTGGCAATCTCCACCTCCCACTCAAGGCGTACCGGCGAACCGCCGGGAAGATCCCCGCCAGAAAACCTTTTTTCGGCAAGGAGGTACTGCTCCTTCACTCTGCCGCCCGCCATGAGGCGGCACTCGGCAGAGAGGGCCACTTCCTTCATCGATACCGGGGCTGAGGACCCGACAGCGACCTGCAGCTTGTTCCGGTAATGTGTCATGAGCTCCCGGGGGGAGATCTCTACGGTGAACTGCCCCATGGATTACCACCCCACAGTGACGGGATAGACCACCAGAGGGTGCGTCATCTCGATTTTTTCCACAGATTCGGCAATCCTCATGGTATATCCTGCTCTCCAGATGACGCCATAGTCGCCCTTAAGACTTGTGAACGACCCGGGGAGATAGGAGTCCTTGTCTTTTTCAGGGATCTTCAGAGCGTGGGACTCGCTGAAGCTGCACCGGGGATAAAGAGGTACGGCACTTGCCACGACCTTCTTGGAAAAAAAGAAGCTCTTCGTCTTCTGGGTCCCTTTTTCGGGGTATCTCACAAGGCACTCAACGAATAAAGCGAGCTCCTCGATGGTGATCTTTCTCTTCGCAACGACCTCTATGGAAACCAGAAACTCTTCCTCGAAAAATAGCTTGTGGGCCGCCACCTTGAGGGTTGCCAGGGCAGGCTTCCCTCCCGGTAATGCCATTCTCATGACCATGAGCAGCACAAGGGCGGCAGCGCAGACTTCCAGAGTGAGGAGATAGCCTTTCTCTACAAGCACCTCATAGAATATCGCAAAATCCATACCTTCCCGCCTCAGCGCTCGCCCGGCGGCATAAGGAGCACCCGGGCCATCCTTGTGTATTCCGTGACCACTTCCCCTATGAACTCCCTGGTCCTGTAGCCGGACTCAGGCGCCACAAGAATCCCAAAAGCAAGACCTGCGAAAAAACCCAGGCCGGCCCATAACAAAGGGCACCGTTTCATTGCACTCACCTCTCTCACAGCTCTATCACGTCATCACCATGGTCCTGTATATAACGCTCTGAAATGAGCTCCCTGTCACGCCTGAATTCCAGCGCAGAGGCCAGAGGAAGCCCATGGGAGCGGGTAAACTCCTTGAGGATCGGCATGTTCCTGAGCCCCGAGGTGAAGCAGAAGCTTGGGATGGCGCCAAAACAGAAGCATTGCTTGAAGAAATGGGAAGAGACGCCAAGCGAGTTCAGCATATCGCTTCCCCTGTCCAGGCCGTACTCGGCAAGCTTTGCCATTCTTTCCTCGCGGGTCTCGAAGGCAAGCACCGGGTTTCGATGGGTGATGCCGTGCCGCCCGAAAAATTCCTTCACAGCCTCGAGGTATTCCCCCTGCTGGATAAAAATCTGATCCTGGGCAAGGCTGTTCCCGTCTGCCGAGGAGGAGATGCCCCTCTGATGGCAGTAAATGATGGTCATGGTTTCCATCATCAGGCGGCATACCAGATCGACAAGAAGGGGGCTCCTGTATTTTCTGTACTGCTCGTCAAAATCGTCCCTCATGAGCCTGAAAAGCTCCCTGCCGTCCAGAACCCGGTGGGGGAAGCGGTGCCTGCCGAATTTCCGCTGGAGCTCCTTTGCCACGAGGCCCGGGCGGTAGGTGAAAAGACAGAAGCCCTGGACCACCGTCACCAGGTGCACCCGTTCATAATGCTCCTTGAGGACCAGGGCGGCCACCGTGGTATCAAGCCCCCCCGAAAACATCAGAGCCACCTCTTTTTCCATGGTAACCTCTCTTCAGTGAAATTTTGTCACTTTCGGCCCCAGGGCCACCTCGTCAACTATCCCCGCCACGACGGTTCTTATGGGGGCCTTGGAGTCATCAAGGATCTGCCGGGCCGAGGTCCCTTCGTCAATAATGAGGACCGTGTCGCCGACACCTGCATCCATCGAGCCGTCAACGGCCATCTGGATCTTTCCCGTGAGCTTTCCCGTGAGCACATCCAGGGGCCTTACCAGGAGCAGCCTGCGGCCCTCAAGGCTTTTCACCTTCACCGTGGCCCACGTGACACCGACGACTTTTGCGACAAACATCTCTCACCCTTCTTTTTCAAGCTCCACTCCGTCAATGATGCCCACTATGGCGGCATCGACGGGAGGCACGGCATCAACGGCAACAGCGGCCTCCCTGGCGCTCACGTAGAAGATGAACTCCTCGGAGCCTGAGCCCACGGCATCGATTGCCACAAAGGGATCGCCCTGGGGTTTCCCCTCCCAGTCCGTGGGCTGTACAAGCAGGAGCCTCACTCCCTCAAGGGTGGAAGTCTTCTTTGTTGCCACGACCCTTCCGATGACTCTTCCCGGCTGCATCTTTCTTCCTTTCGCTGCTTTATGGCCCTCTCAGGAGCTTTCAGCGTCTCACCCCGCCGCCTTGCCTCTTTATCAGCTCTCAGGGTATCGGTCTTCACTCTTCTTAAAGATAATCTCGCCCATTTTCTCCACCGTGTCCACAATGGCCATGATGACGAGATCACAGGGCTTGTTCTGAGTCGTTTCAGTCTGCCGCGCCGATGAACCGCTCACCAGCAGCACGAGCTCGCCCTCGCCGGCGCCTACGGCATCAATTGCCACCTGGGGGCCCTCGGCAGGCTGAAAATGGATATCCACGGGCTGCACGAGGAGGAACTTCCTTCCCTCTATCTTTTCATCCTTTCTTGTTGCCACCACCGTTCCGATGACCCTTGCGAACTTCATAGTGCCACCTTCCTTATGCGCTTACAAGCTCGAATTCCAGCATCTGGTATATCTCGGGGGCCGAGGCAGACTCGCCCCTGACCACCACTTTCCCCGGGGAGCCACCGGGCCAGAATACGGCCTCGCCGGTGCCCTGGTTGTTCATCTTCACGGCAGGCGTAATCCTCCCGTCACCTTCAAGAACCCTGAACCTCACGATTTCATCAACGGCGCCATTCTCATCGGAATAAAGAAGGGTAGCCTTGACCTTGAGGCCTTTCTTATCATTGGCTTCCACCTTGGGCTTCTCGGCCTCGAGGCGCAGTTTCTCAATCTTCACCAGCTGGATCTCAAGGGCCTCGCCCACGTAGGCATTTTCCTCGAGGGTGACCATAACGGTCTGCTTGCCCACCTCGGTGCCTGCCGTGTAGAAATTCAGGAACTCCCCCTTCCTCGTGGCAGCCGTTTCACTGGTAAGCCTCCCGTTCTGCTCGGCGAGGGAGAAGACCAGTTTTTTCCCGTCAAGAGGCTCACCGGAAAAATCGGTAACCCTCACCTTGATCATGCTCTTGCTCTTCCCGTCGGCCAGCATGGTCTTCACATCAGTGGTGACGATTATTTTCACGTTGGCCTTCTGATCCTCCGACATCAGCGCATTGGAGAGCTTTCCGATCACGCCGTCAAGGCCCTTGCTCGACGAAATATCCTGTTCCAGGGCCGCCGGCGAGACGGGAACAGGGGAGGCAGCCCGGGGCGCCGCTGCCTTGCTCCTGTAATAGAGCACCATCCCGAAAAGGAGCACGACGACACAGACGCCGCCGATAAGAAGCTTGTCCTGGGGAATCCCTCCTCCCCCGGAAGGGGATGCCGAGGGTTGCGGGGAAGGCGCCGCCATGTCATTGATGGCTATCTTGTCAAAGTACTGAAGGGCTGCCACCTTGACAGAACTGTAAGTAGAGGTGGCGTTTTTCAGCAAGATCAGCTTGACTTTCCTGGAATCAAGGATCCTGATGCCGGCAAAGACGGTGTACTGTTCTCCTCCAAGCTCGTAAAAAGTGCCGGCCTGCCCTCCGAACTCCGATCCTGACCGCATTCTCCTGTCGCTTACCGCCGAGGTGCGCACCCAAGACTCCATGAAGGCGAGGAGCTCAGTCTGGGCCCTCAGGGCATCATCGGGCTTCGGGAGCACCCCCAGCTCAAAAAAGAGCTCTCCGTCGGCGCCCTGCATGGCATGGTAGTATTCCAGATCCGACGAACGCGCATTATAGCCGGCAAATATCTCGTCAACACGGCTCAGGCCGGGAAGGCTCTTGATATAGG includes:
- a CDS encoding invasin domain 3-containing protein; amino-acid sequence: MKQRAGFPGLLLFAALLCLCRGAFSQGGGVTVAYPTETTIGSFTYIKSLPGLSRVDEIFAGYNARSSDLEYYHAMQGADGELFFELGVLPKPDDALRAQTELLAFMESWVRTSAVSDRRMRSGSEFGGQAGTFYELGGEQYTVFAGIRILDSRKVKLILLKNATSTYSSVKVAALQYFDKIAINDMAAPSPQPSASPSGGGGIPQDKLLIGGVCVVVLLFGMVLYYRSKAAAPRAASPVPVSPAALEQDISSSKGLDGVIGKLSNALMSEDQKANVKIIVTTDVKTMLADGKSKSMIKVRVTDFSGEPLDGKKLVFSLAEQNGRLTSETAATRKGEFLNFYTAGTEVGKQTVMVTLEENAYVGEALEIQLVKIEKLRLEAEKPKVEANDKKGLKVKATLLYSDENGAVDEIVRFRVLEGDGRITPAVKMNNQGTGEAVFWPGGSPGKVVVRGESASAPEIYQMLEFELVSA
- a CDS encoding DnaB-like helicase C-terminal domain-containing protein; protein product: MKPVPENQRLLSREHLELVLLKALIWKDPLYPEIIAALSAQDFSADHRRIYTALVNMVDIGIEIKKDTLENAIEVPLTTPLFDVPPREKEVASAFELFRQKLHHRKKALEKISTWKKTIDSLTELVEEGKLDPRIWVERMQNLIPSPKIDEKKKAEPPRETAEEKTPREMPGALEPDWSNLISLFEKGEPRELSGLKTGIQELDRKSLGLKGLNVLSGSPKMGKTTLALQLATEIARHNDCLSVFYSMEMDRKSLMLRILSRISHIPYEHFVLCKGKNLADKERARFTKSREVFDTFRQKMVILDRTSTELDSEQIFYQIDALLKRAQNEKVFIVIDSLPSFSLTGKDMAKPSSFGPVFHHILGKFRLIQQYFGAIILLVYPKHYGTHQDQEADDGVYDLVHVVDTFFELLNKSKTSTASDYYNEYTTEAEEIDLCASSRETGQWYIPLTFMKSFFDFTHRKKGFKATKITWGEQEEPKEPASPKEKPRKDAASEPEASSQ
- a CDS encoding EutN/CcmL family microcompartment protein, producing MFVAKVVGVTWATVKVKSLEGRRLLLVRPLDVLTGKLTGKIQMAVDGSMDAGVGDTVLIIDEGTSARQILDDSKAPIRTVVAGIVDEVALGPKVTKFH
- a CDS encoding response regulator — its product is MEDARILIVEDDVITARDIEDSLKKLGYRICAVATSGEKALEKVEALKPDLILMDIQLKNGIDGIETSEQIKSSFNVPVVFLTAFSDNATLSRAKCTEPFGYILKPFEERLLHSTIEMALHKHSLEHELKRTGTINAALAELSKALLSLASLEEISLLVLSYARHLTESTYGFVGYLASRDAQLRIPAIEDGSREEGMSGPVFEEAAMLQKWVIGHGTPFLSNEPKADPRGALVLDPCREEIRNVLSMPAVVGEELVGQLVVAHSKRDYSQWDLEVMEKLSMLYALAVQRKKDDEERESLILRLQNALVNVKTLSGLLPICSSCKKIRDDKGYWQQIELYLQQHSEADFSHSLCPSCIEKLYADLDGESVREA
- a CDS encoding EutN/CcmL family microcompartment protein, whose translation is MKFARVIGTVVATRKDEKIEGRKFLLVQPVDIHFQPAEGPQVAIDAVGAGEGELVLLVSGSSARQTETTQNKPCDLVIMAIVDTVEKMGEIIFKKSEDRYPES
- a CDS encoding EutN/CcmL family microcompartment protein — its product is MQPGRVIGRVVATKKTSTLEGVRLLLVQPTDWEGKPQGDPFVAIDAVGSGSEEFIFYVSAREAAVAVDAVPPVDAAIVGIIDGVELEKEG
- a CDS encoding DUF2723 domain-containing protein, with translation MSMKEGHRLPRGINWLYGGLLWAFSLVVYGMALSPSLSSQSDSGELVTAAVTAGIAHPPGYPLYTMTGHLFSKLPFLDGAFRVNLMSAFFSSMAVLVLFFLCLRLFANPLVSASTALLFAFSRAFFRISLSAEVFSLHLLFVVLLLYLMLCWKDASGRHAVTWEPYLFFFTAGLSLSHHHTVLLLAPLLLYFIISGRLFTWLMAPRNIAAALVLFAAGLLPYLYLPLRAASDPPVNWGNPRDWEAFVRVVTRAGYGSLSLATVSGSSWSFGIFLKEAGHYLSLLAVQCTPMALPFMALGAVSCWKRERTLFWGGLFLFLVFSLAFIVWARLPAEEGYLAVLERFFLPSYLVAALAAGEGLMAISALRNCRTVALGAALVLPCAALLMNFGMVTRRSDYLAIDYGRNVLRSVGNGGILFVSGDVPSSALLYCQSVEGLRGDVTVLVEGLLDSPWYRRQLARRHKGILPEGIPADTRGRAFILKVIEGRQGKGPVYFNHPVSDSAFPVVSQGLVSLVLKPGEGPSREQCEAAERLLGHEYQYRGCYDEKKFHDYFSRELLRLYGLAWYSLGLEWAQLDQVRRAYRCFSEACRFEGRNAAVLLKKGQAEIELALYGEAEKTLGECLASGGSSREVFMNLAVLYARQGQVEKAREALRRARGDP
- a CDS encoding rubrerythrin family protein gives rise to the protein MKKIAEQKVREALASECLDHMRYLIFAEKAKEEGYHNIARLFQTIAYAERIHARKYLLTLQDVGTTKENLLSSLAEEKFQSEELYPALFEIAGFFKEVEAQIGFHGAQQSEQVHTALFQKALETIEAQKDIILGEIHICRNCGFSLEGSPPPTCPVCGMAKEKFKQF
- the ilvE gene encoding branched-chain-amino-acid transaminase; its protein translation is MVVYMNGQYVKSEEAKISVWDHGFLYGDGVFEGIRAYGGKLFKLRDHLVRLYKSAKSLKITIPVTLEEMEKAVVETCRKNDLRDAYVRLVVSRGVGDLGIDPRKCKAAGPTVVIIADKIALYPRETYEVGLKVVTASTRKNISAAFNAQIKSLNYLNNILAKIEAIEAGAAEALMVNREGFVTECTTENIFIFTRGTLITPPVYVGILEGITRNTIIERAQRRGIAVREEPFTPHDIYVADECFVTGTGAEVIPVVLLDGRTIGDGVPGKVTMALLEDYRALTASEGTPLYE
- a CDS encoding YtxH domain-containing protein; the encoded protein is MKRCPLLWAGLGFFAGLAFGILVAPESGYRTREFIGEVVTEYTRMARVLLMPPGER